In Vigna unguiculata cultivar IT97K-499-35 chromosome 3, ASM411807v1, whole genome shotgun sequence, a single genomic region encodes these proteins:
- the LOC114178367 gene encoding probable polygalacturonase isoform X2, with amino-acid sequence MDVLLLLCVLLVALPNVAVVESRKAPVLDYFEYCALSCRAYSASLEEFGGVGDGTTLNTRAFQAAIDHLSQYASSGGSQLYVPPGRWLTGSFNLTSHFTLFLHKDAVILASQDENDWPVIDPLPSYGRGRDTQGGRFSSLIFGTNLTDVIITGNNGTLDGQGDLWWQKFHKGELNYTRPYLIEIMYSDNVQISNLTLVNSPSWNVHPVYSSNVVVQGITILAPVTSPNTDGINPDSCTNTRIEDCYIVSGDDCVAVKSGWDEYGIAYGMPTKQLVIRRLTCISPFSAVIALGSEMSGGIQDVRAEDIVAINSESGVRIKTAVGRGGYVKDIYVRRMTMKTMKWAFWMTGNYGSHADDKYDPNALPVIQNINYRDMVAENVTMAARLEGISGDPFTGICISNVTIQLAKKAKKVPWTCTDIDGISSDVTPAPCNLLPEQGEEKIGACTFPEESLPIEDVQVQTCTYSRNL; translated from the exons ATGgatgtgttgttgttattatgtGTTCTTCTGGTTGCTTTGCCAAACGTGGCTGTAGTGGAGAGTCGCAAAGCTCCAGTTTTGGACTACTTTGAGTATTGTGCTCTGAGCTGCAGAGCTTATAGTGCCTCATTGGAAGAATTTGGGGGTGTTGGTGATGGAACAACTTTGAACACCAGAGCTTTTCAGGCAGCCATAGATCATCTGAGTCAGTATGCATCTAGTGGAGGGTCTCAACTTTATGTTCCCCCAGGAAGATGGTTAACCGGCAGCTTCAATCTCACCAGCCATTTCACTTTATTCCTACACAAGGATGCTGTGATTCTTGCCTCTCAG GATGAAAATGACTGGCCAGTGATTGATCCCTTGCCATCTTACGGTAGAGGGAGGGACACCCAAGGTGGAAGGTTTAGCAGCCTAATTTTTGGGACCAACCTCACTGATGTTATCATAACTG GGAACAATGGCACATTGGATGGACAAGGTGATCTCTGGTGGCAAAAATTCCACAAGGGGGAGCTCAATTATACCAGGCCTTACCTGATTGAAATCATGTACTCAGATAATGTTCAGATATCCAATCTCACTCTGGTGAACTCTCCATCGTGGAATGTTCATCCTGTATACAGCAG CAACGTTGTTGTTCAAGGGATCACAATTCTGGCTCCTGTGACATCTCCAAATACAGATGGAATCAACCCTG ACTCTTGCACAAACACAAGAATTGAAGACTGTTATATTGTGTCCGGGGATGACTGTGTGGCTGTGAAGAGTGGTTGGGATGAGTATGGTATAGCTTATGGAATGCCAACAAAGCAGCTTGTAATCAGAAGACTCACTTGCATTTCTCCATTCAGTGCTGTGATTGCTTTAGGGAGTGAGATGTCTGGTGGGATCCAAGATGTGAGGGCTGAGGACATTGTGGCCATAAATTCAGAATCAGGGGTTAGAATCAAAACTGCTGTGGGAAGAGGAGGGTATGTTAAGGACATATATGTTAGAAGAATGACCATGAAAACCATGAAATGGGCATTTTGGATGACAGGAAATTACGGGTCACATGCTGATGACAAGTATGATCCTAATGCTCTTCCTGTGATTCAGAACATAAACTATCGTGATATGGTTGCGGAGAATGTCACTATGGCTGCGAGGCTGGAGGGTATCTCTGGAGACCCTTTTACTGGAATCTGCATATCTAATGTAACAATTCAACTGGCAAAGAAGGCTAAAAAAGTTCCATGGACTTGCACTGATATTGATGGGATTTCAAGCGATGTCACTCCTGCACCATGTAATCTGTTGCCAGAACAAGGAGAAGAGAAGATTGGAGCATGTACCTTCCCAGAAGAAAGCTTGCCAATAGAAGATGTCCAGGTTCAAACGTGCACTTACAGTAGGAATTTATGA
- the LOC114178368 gene encoding mitogen-activated protein kinase homolog MMK2-like codes for MATKGSSSSAAASASGDAKIKRVLTHGGKYAQYNVYGNLFEVSSKYVPPIRPIGRGVNGIVCAAVNSETHEQVAIKKIGNAFDNIIDAKRTLREIKLLRHMEHENIIGIKDIIRPPKRETFNDVYIVYELMDTDLHHIIHSDQTLGEEHCQYFLYQLLRGLKYVHSANVLHRDLKPSNLLMNANCDLKIGDFGLARTTTETDFMTEYVVTRWYRAPELLLNCSEYTSAIDVWSVGCILGEIMTREPLFPGKDYVHQLRLITELLGSPDDASLEFLRSDNARRYIRQLPQYRKQKFSSRFPNMLPEALDLLEKMLIFDPNKRITVDEALCHPYLSSLHNINDEPVCPRPFSFDFDQPTCTEEHVKELIWRESVKFNPDPPCQ; via the exons ATGGCCACAAAAGGGTCAAGCTCTTCTGCTGCTGCTTCAGCTTCTGGGGATGCAAAAATCAAAAGGGTTCTCACACATGGTGGTAAATATGCACAGTACAATGTGTATGGAAACTTGTTCGAGGTGTCTTCCAAGTACGTGCCTCCTATTCGCCCAATTGGTAGAGGCGTTAATGGCATCGTCTG tgcTGCTGTTAATTCCGAAACACACGAACAAGTTGCCATCAAGAAGATTGGTAACGCGTTTGACAATATAATTGATGCTAAGAGGACATTGAGAGAAATCAAACTCCTTCGTCACATGGAACATGAAAAT ATCATTGGCATCAAGGATATCATACGACCCCCCAAAAGGGAGACCTTCAATGATGTGTACATTGTTTACGAGTTGATGGACACTGATCTTCATCACATAATTCATTCTGACCAAACTCTTGGTGAAGAGCATTGCCAG TACTTCTTATACCAGCTGTTACGTGGGCTGAAATATGTGCACTCAGCTAATGTTTTGCACCGTGACCTTAAGCCCAGTAATTTACTAATGAATGCAAACTGCGACCTTAAAATTGGGGACTTTGGGTTGGCAAGAACAACAACCGAAACAGATTTCATGACAGAGTATGTAGTCACACGATGGTACCGTGCCCCTGAATTGCTCCTTAACTGTTCCGAGTACACCTCTGCAATTGATGTTTGGTCTGTTGGGTGCATACTTGGTGAAATTATGACCAGAGAACCCTTGTTTCCTGGCAAAGACTATGTTCACCAATTAAGGCTTATAACAGAg TTATTAGGTTCACCTGATGATGCAAGCCTAGAATTTCTCCGAAGTGATAATGCCAGAAGATACATCAGACAGCTTCCACAGTACCGGAAGCAAAAATTCTCCTCCAGATTCCCAAACATGTTGCCTGAGGCATTGGACCTGTTAGAGAAGATGCTCATATTTGATCCAAACAAACGCATTACAG TTGATGAGGCACTATGTCACCCTTATCTTTCATCACTCCATAACATCAATGATGAACCAGTCTGTCCCAGGCCATTCAGTTTTGATTTTGATCAGCCAACATGCACTGAAGAGCACGTGAAGGAGCTCATTTGGAGGGAATCGGTGAAGTTCAATCCAGATCCACCCTGCCAGTAA
- the LOC114175880 gene encoding protein SPIRAL1-like 5, protein MSRGERSGGGQSSLNYLFGSEEKPKSSPPKTVTCSLPPYGIDIDNDNPPPSQGQHLGNLVTNRPSTKVKSVPGGHSSLGYLFGDK, encoded by the exons ATGAGTAGAGGTGAAAGAAGTGGTGGTGGACAAAGCTccttaaattatttgtttgggTCAGAGGAGAAGCCAAAGTCTTCTCCTCCGAAGACAGTTACGTGTTCATTGCCACCTTATGGCATTGATATCGACAACGATAACCCTCCACCTTCTCAGGGCCAACACTTGGGAAACCTCGTAACC AACCGTCCGTCCACAAAAGTGAAATCGGTTCCCGGTGGACACTCATCGCTTGGATACTTGTTCGGAGACAAGTGA
- the LOC114178367 gene encoding probable polygalacturonase isoform X1, translating into MKNLSCEVWQVMDVLLLLCVLLVALPNVAVVESRKAPVLDYFEYCALSCRAYSASLEEFGGVGDGTTLNTRAFQAAIDHLSQYASSGGSQLYVPPGRWLTGSFNLTSHFTLFLHKDAVILASQDENDWPVIDPLPSYGRGRDTQGGRFSSLIFGTNLTDVIITGNNGTLDGQGDLWWQKFHKGELNYTRPYLIEIMYSDNVQISNLTLVNSPSWNVHPVYSSNVVVQGITILAPVTSPNTDGINPDSCTNTRIEDCYIVSGDDCVAVKSGWDEYGIAYGMPTKQLVIRRLTCISPFSAVIALGSEMSGGIQDVRAEDIVAINSESGVRIKTAVGRGGYVKDIYVRRMTMKTMKWAFWMTGNYGSHADDKYDPNALPVIQNINYRDMVAENVTMAARLEGISGDPFTGICISNVTIQLAKKAKKVPWTCTDIDGISSDVTPAPCNLLPEQGEEKIGACTFPEESLPIEDVQVQTCTYSRNL; encoded by the exons ATGAAAAATTTGTCATGTGAAGTTTGGCAGGTCATGgatgtgttgttgttattatgtGTTCTTCTGGTTGCTTTGCCAAACGTGGCTGTAGTGGAGAGTCGCAAAGCTCCAGTTTTGGACTACTTTGAGTATTGTGCTCTGAGCTGCAGAGCTTATAGTGCCTCATTGGAAGAATTTGGGGGTGTTGGTGATGGAACAACTTTGAACACCAGAGCTTTTCAGGCAGCCATAGATCATCTGAGTCAGTATGCATCTAGTGGAGGGTCTCAACTTTATGTTCCCCCAGGAAGATGGTTAACCGGCAGCTTCAATCTCACCAGCCATTTCACTTTATTCCTACACAAGGATGCTGTGATTCTTGCCTCTCAG GATGAAAATGACTGGCCAGTGATTGATCCCTTGCCATCTTACGGTAGAGGGAGGGACACCCAAGGTGGAAGGTTTAGCAGCCTAATTTTTGGGACCAACCTCACTGATGTTATCATAACTG GGAACAATGGCACATTGGATGGACAAGGTGATCTCTGGTGGCAAAAATTCCACAAGGGGGAGCTCAATTATACCAGGCCTTACCTGATTGAAATCATGTACTCAGATAATGTTCAGATATCCAATCTCACTCTGGTGAACTCTCCATCGTGGAATGTTCATCCTGTATACAGCAG CAACGTTGTTGTTCAAGGGATCACAATTCTGGCTCCTGTGACATCTCCAAATACAGATGGAATCAACCCTG ACTCTTGCACAAACACAAGAATTGAAGACTGTTATATTGTGTCCGGGGATGACTGTGTGGCTGTGAAGAGTGGTTGGGATGAGTATGGTATAGCTTATGGAATGCCAACAAAGCAGCTTGTAATCAGAAGACTCACTTGCATTTCTCCATTCAGTGCTGTGATTGCTTTAGGGAGTGAGATGTCTGGTGGGATCCAAGATGTGAGGGCTGAGGACATTGTGGCCATAAATTCAGAATCAGGGGTTAGAATCAAAACTGCTGTGGGAAGAGGAGGGTATGTTAAGGACATATATGTTAGAAGAATGACCATGAAAACCATGAAATGGGCATTTTGGATGACAGGAAATTACGGGTCACATGCTGATGACAAGTATGATCCTAATGCTCTTCCTGTGATTCAGAACATAAACTATCGTGATATGGTTGCGGAGAATGTCACTATGGCTGCGAGGCTGGAGGGTATCTCTGGAGACCCTTTTACTGGAATCTGCATATCTAATGTAACAATTCAACTGGCAAAGAAGGCTAAAAAAGTTCCATGGACTTGCACTGATATTGATGGGATTTCAAGCGATGTCACTCCTGCACCATGTAATCTGTTGCCAGAACAAGGAGAAGAGAAGATTGGAGCATGTACCTTCCCAGAAGAAAGCTTGCCAATAGAAGATGTCCAGGTTCAAACGTGCACTTACAGTAGGAATTTATGA